The following coding sequences lie in one Microvirga sp. 17 mud 1-3 genomic window:
- a CDS encoding cytochrome ubiquinol oxidase subunit I, with protein sequence MELDALMLSRIQFAFTISFHIIFPAFTIGLASWLVALEFSWLRTGNPIYRNLFRFWVKIFAISFGLGVVSGIVMSYQFGTNWSRFSEVAGNIVGPLMAYEVITAFFLEAAFLGIMLFGWEKVGDRLHFFATCMVALGTLTSAFWILSANSWMQTPDGFAVENGQLVPVDWFRIVFNPSFPYRYAHMVLACYLTTAFAVAGMSAWMLLRARQEPEVRLAGARRSMSMALWFAAIFVPIQIGIGDLHGSGVLKYQPTKLAAIEGNWERQGNMPLRLFAWPDQEAETNHYEIGIPKIGSFILTHAYDGIVPGLKDVPPDERPPVWPVFFSFRIMVGIGLAMLGLGLWSLYLRWKGGLYTNRLFLTATMLMTPSGFGAVLFGWFTAEIGRQPWVIYGHLRTADAVSPVTSTAVAASLATFVIVYTFIFGFGSYYLAKLLRRGPELIEELDEDRLSKKPKRPFSVPDERLEGPGSQRTLPVR encoded by the coding sequence ATGGAACTCGATGCCTTGATGTTGTCTCGGATCCAGTTCGCCTTCACGATTTCCTTCCACATCATCTTCCCGGCCTTCACCATCGGCCTCGCCAGCTGGCTCGTCGCCCTGGAATTCAGCTGGCTGCGCACGGGCAATCCGATCTACCGCAACCTGTTCCGGTTCTGGGTGAAGATCTTCGCGATCTCGTTCGGGCTCGGCGTCGTGTCCGGTATCGTGATGAGCTACCAGTTCGGCACCAACTGGTCCCGCTTCTCGGAGGTCGCCGGGAATATCGTGGGCCCGTTGATGGCCTACGAGGTGATCACGGCCTTCTTCCTGGAAGCGGCCTTTCTCGGGATCATGCTGTTCGGCTGGGAGAAGGTCGGCGACCGCCTGCATTTCTTCGCCACCTGCATGGTGGCGCTCGGCACTCTCACGTCCGCCTTCTGGATCCTCTCGGCGAATTCATGGATGCAGACCCCGGACGGCTTCGCGGTCGAGAACGGCCAATTGGTGCCCGTGGACTGGTTCAGGATCGTGTTCAATCCCTCGTTCCCCTACCGCTACGCGCATATGGTCCTGGCCTGCTATCTCACCACGGCCTTCGCGGTGGCGGGCATGTCCGCCTGGATGCTGCTGCGGGCGCGCCAGGAGCCGGAGGTGCGGCTTGCCGGCGCGCGGCGCTCCATGTCCATGGCCCTGTGGTTCGCGGCGATCTTCGTTCCGATCCAGATCGGCATCGGCGATCTCCACGGTTCGGGCGTCCTCAAATATCAACCGACCAAGCTCGCGGCCATCGAGGGCAATTGGGAGCGGCAGGGCAATATGCCCCTGCGCCTCTTTGCATGGCCCGATCAGGAGGCGGAGACGAACCACTACGAGATCGGCATTCCGAAGATCGGAAGCTTCATCCTCACCCATGCGTATGACGGCATCGTGCCGGGGCTGAAGGATGTGCCGCCCGACGAGCGCCCGCCGGTCTGGCCCGTGTTCTTCTCGTTCCGCATCATGGTCGGCATCGGCCTTGCCATGCTGGGGCTGGGGCTTTGGAGCCTTTATCTGCGCTGGAAGGGCGGGCTTTACACCAACAGGCTCTTCCTGACCGCCACTATGCTCATGACGCCGTCCGGATTCGGCGCGGTGCTCTTCGGCTGGTTCACGGCGGAGATCGGCCGGCAGCCATGGGTGATCTACGGGCATCTGCGCACCGCCGATGCGGTGTCGCCCGTGACGTCCACCGCCGTGGCCGCCTCGCTCGCGACCTTTGTGATCGTCTACACCTTCATCTTCGGCTTCGGCTCCTATTACCTCGCCAAGCTCCTGCGCAGAGGGCCCGAGCTGATCGAAGAGCTGGACGAGGACAGGCTGTCGAAAAAGCCGAAGCGGCCGTTCTCGGTGCCTGACGAGCGCCTGGAGGGACCAGGCAGCCAGCGCACTCTGCCGGTGCGATAG